A segment of the Denticeps clupeoides chromosome 2, fDenClu1.1, whole genome shotgun sequence genome:
aaaaaaacataaagacagaGGGCTGAGCAATCTGTAGACCTAGCAGCACGCAGACATTAATATGCACCGGTGTTGTCATGCCAAATGCGGATCTTCCAGATCTCTCCCAGGTTGGCATCAGTCTCCACTTGAAAATCATCCAGGCTGTTCCTTTGGAAGGCACCACCTCGCTGTAGGTGGCGTGAGCCACTCTTGTTTACTCCATACAAGCTGATGCCAACATGCGCAGAAGTGCCTATGGGATtggtaatattttatattaaaaaaaaaaaagttttttaccCAGAGCAGCTTATAAACTCAACTAGGGATAGAATACAGACCAGCTCCTTGAATCCATCCGGTTTTCACCACAACCCTGTACTTGTAGCGGCCTTGCTGCCCACAAAGTGGCACGTAACTGAGTCGCTGGCTCTCCAAATGGCCCAGCTTGTGTGCAATGAGACTCAGGAGCAGGTGAATAAGCAGGACAACCGCACACACTATTCCCACAGCAACATTTCTGACCGGCCTCCTGGACTTGGGGGCAAAATATCGATACAGACTTTATTATTCAGCAGAGAAAAGGTTTTACCGTGTTTACCtatttttatgcatattttgagCGAGAAGAAATGTCATATTTGGACCAATAGGGCTTTCATATCATACCGGAGGCAAGAGTACGATGGAGTCGGGGTGTACAAACAGACTGGAGCCAAAGACCGTAAGATGCTGCGTGAGGCAGTGTGCCATGTACGGTCTGCTGCCATCCAGGGGTTGCAGACCATAGGTGCTCCACTGATGCTCCTCCACACTGAAGAACTGACACAAGgagctgtacacacacacagatgcttgGACAGGTCCGCCTCTCGTTGAGGAGTTCACGGTTAGGTAGAGATCCCGCACGGTTCCATTAAGGCTGGGCatttacaaacacaaaaaacaaaaatctatgAATTGAATTACCtggctgtaaaaaaacaaatttttagGAAGTACATCATACTTACATAGGATTAAGGAATATGGTCGATTCTTCAGTAGGAAACTCAGACGAGAGATAGAGGGAAATTTCTTGGCTGAAAGCATCCTTTGACCCAATGGAATCTTGCTCATGATTTACACTAATCTGTACTTTTCCATTGCTCGGCTCATGTCCTCCTAAAGTAATATAAACCGTTAATGTTGAGTTAAAACAACCTTAAATAGTGCAGATTTAAATTAAGCGATGGAGCAAACTGTCCATACCTTCCAGTTGGCTGAAGTTGAAGGCCAAGTAAATGCCAGAATTAGGGTCCTTCTTTACAGCCTTTACCATAAAATGAACCCTTCCATCAGCTGGCAACGTAAAGTTTACCCACGATGCTCCCTCTTGTTGCGGTTTCCTATTCGGTAGCCTGATTCGGATGGAACTGGCGTAAGTTAGGTTTCTTACAGGAATGGGCTGGCCCTGTGCTGTGGTGAACTCCATAGCTGCCAGTGAGGTAGAAATGGGAGGGTGGACAGTGGAGGCCAGCCGACTGCCTCCCGCCTCCACGTCCAGAAGGATTTGCACAAAATCCTCGCCGCGTTTGCGAAGCTGCGAGCTGAACGCAGGAGGGATGAGGAAGTGACAGCCGCTAGAGGCGTCCGTGCACAGCAAGTCGGAGGCGGGGCCGCCCCGTACCCCCACAGCGTTCATGTGCGGGGAGGTCAGGGAGAGAGCCTCTTCACCGCATAGGCGTGACTGCATCAGGGAGCGCATGAGCGCCCCAGCCTGACCCAAAGCAGACACAACAGTTTCTGCGTCCTGCAAACTTACAGAAGCGTCAGATGCTCCCACCTCATTGGAAAGCTTCGGCGCAGCAGACACAACCCCCCCTGAGGTTAGAAACAATTGGAGTGGTTGCATGTCACTTTGCTTCAgttttaaacacaaattattcTTAACAATCATATTTGTACTTAcctaaaatatgtaaaatattatttcccGTGTCTATAGGAGTAGCACTGCCTGGTCTGGCCTGATCTTTAATAACTGCTATCATTTTTTCTACAGACTCTAGAACTTTTGTTTGACATCCATTACCTCCCACTTCATTGAGAAaagcctgtaaaaaaaaatttattatctTTTTGCACTTGCACTTCAGGTTTTTTGGACTGCAGCGTCTCCACGCACTTACAGTAGACTGAACCAAAGCCGAACTGATCTGCTCGGCATCTTGAAGTAGGGAGATAGGAAGTGAGGCCAGTGCCTGTGTGGCATTTCTTCGTATCTCGGACCTGTCCAGGCGATCCCTTCTGCTGCCACCTTTCATCTGCAACGGAAGAGGGTCGTGCACATCCCATTTCAACAAACATGGTCTTCCCGAAGAATAAGTGTGCGTGGGCTCATCATCACCTGGTTAAGGTGACTTATCAAGGCGATGGAGTACGTTATCACATCTTGAGGGTTGCCCTGTTGCACTAATGCCCACATCTCTGTTTGGCTCTTATTCATCAGCCATTGTGTTGCTCCTAGACCCTCCTCTGGCAACAGAACGTTTAGTGACCTAcacttaaataaataagatgaGCTTAGAAAAATCTTTAGCAgatattaatttaacatttttaacatctTAACCTTTGACGCACCTTTGAAGAGCGATAACTTCGGCCCCCAAACTGTCTTCAATTTTTACTTGCAAAGAGATTGTGGTCGCATTGCTTTCCATGCAGTGGTTGCCTATAGGCACCACAGTTTTATATATTTGCTGTGTGCCTCTATAGAGTGTGACCCATTTACACAGTTGGTTGGCGTCTGAACACAGAGTCACCTGCAGAGTGTAAATCAGCTGCGAGGCCATGCTGTGTACAGTCCTCCAgcctgaaaatataaaaaaagatccAAATAAGAACCAAAATAGTACCACTTTGAAGTTACTGTGCAACTCTGTGCAATACCTGAACAGTTGTAGATGACAAAAGTCTCCAGAAAGTGAATTGAGTTGTCTGGGGTCAAGGTGCAGGTACCCCCATATGGAGGGGGCTTTGGCCGTAGGGTGAGACTGGCTGAGCCCCGATACTCCTTGACAGGATGAGACACGTTCAGGATAAATGTGTATTTGAGCCCTTCTGTCAGCACCGTGGGTCTGAGGACTAGGTCTAACAAAGCGTCCCCAGTTGAAGTTGTGAAGTTATTTAGGTCAAACACGTTGTTGTGTTCATTTCTTGCAGACCATTTGAACTGTGgaagaaaacatttaattgaGGGTGAGGGCGTCTTTAAAAGTTTATGACACCCcatatttttaaagaaagtaCCTGGGTACCCTCTCTGCAGGCTGGACAGTGACCAGAGAGCACAATGGGCTGCTGGTAGCTGGTGAAGTACTGAGGGCTACAGGACATGCAGCTGATGCTTAGAGGAATCATCTGTGCATCTACAACTACGATCTGTGGAAGCAATAACACCTGACGTGTATCCAGCGTATCTGCACGCATATGGAATGCTGAAGAAACGGGAACTCACAGACTGGCTTGTGGAAACTGGAGGCCGTCCGAATTTTTCGACAGTAAGAGTAAAAATATACGTCTTGCCAGGATGCAGCTCACTGATGGGAAAACTAAAAGTACTTCTGTTACTTTGCACAAGATGACCAAGGATGGAGGAGTGCGTATTCtgcagaaaaaatataaataacaacGAGTCAAATATATCTATGTTCTAAGCGTAAGGCCACAATGTTGTTATTTGCATTAAAGCCTAACCTGAATATTGTAATCCCAGTCATAGTGAAGGTCATTGTCCACCTCCTGTCCATAGTCAGGATCGTGTGATTCACTTCCGTCCAAAATGAGGCTGCTGTGTCTGGACAAGACTCTATGGGACCCACCCTTGATGATGGCTACCAGTTCACTGTGGATTATCGAAAACTCCATGCTTCTCTGCTGATTTAGTGGTGTTCCTTGATAGCTGGCACTAAATTTCAAACAGTAGGAGCCAACTTCCAGCATGTCCTTAGGAAGTGCAAGCAGTGGCTTGGTTACTTCCACCTTGTTTTTAAGCGAGATCTTGTCATTTTCATTGCATGCTGGTCCACTAAAAACCTCCCACAAGTACTTGGCCTTATATGATGTACATCCATCAAGGTCGACTTTAGCTTCAAAGTAACTTCTTCTGGACTTTGGTATTGTTGGCCGTGTTTGGACGAGAGAGACCTGAGGCTGGGCGCACACAAGTTTTTGGATCTCAGTGAATATGTGTGTGGAGACCTGGCTGATGTTGTTGGAGACATTTACCTGGACCAGATATCTTCCAGGAGATTTGTACGTGTAATCTACAGTACTGGACTCTGTGATGATAATATACTGATCACCGAAGTCCCATCTATATATTATGCTGCTACCAGCATCTGTAACAGCAACAAAAGTAACTGGATGATCAGTGAAAGTTCCTGCACTTGTTGTTCTAAGTTTAACCTCTTTCACTGGAGACTGAACAACAGTAGTTTTGTTTATAGTTTGTGAGCAGACACCATTATCTGCTGTCACGCTCATACTAAGGGATCCATTTCCTGAAGGTGTGTAGTATACATGTTGCCCCTTTGCTTTTGTGGATTTAAATCCTTCCAATTGGAAATTCCAATGGAATCTAATTGGTGATCCAGTGCTGACTGTGGCTTTAAGACTGATCTCTTTTTGTGTTTCCAGAACATTAGAGCAGCAGTTCACAAGGCTTAACCCACTAACCTTCTCAGCTACAAACACATTCACTGTAATAACTGAGCTGCTAACCTCATTTCTGGCCTTCACTGTGACCAAGTTGTTCCCAACTGGAAGAACGCTGGTGGTATATTTTGCCTCTTCAAATTCTTCAAATATATGCCTTCTGTCAAACTCTATGGTAAATTTGACATCAGTTCCTTGCATTATAAGTGGAATAAAATTGACAGGATGTTCAGTACAGATAGCCGTGTTGCTAAGATTTACAATCAGACCTTCAATAGCATCTTGAACATTAACAGTGTGGGAAACAGTTTCCCAGCTGACGTCATTTGAGACATTAAGTGACACATTAAAAGTGCCTGAATCTGGAAAGGAGTAGTTCAGATTTTGATTGTTGTTCAAAACAACTAATTTTGGATTCATGCGAGAAACTCGCCACACCCACTCTAAAGAATTTCCTGTTTCCGCAAGTCCTTGTAATGATGAAATATAGTTTGACTTGACAAAGAATGGGCTTGTTTGGCCATTAATTTGAAAGTTAGCCCCAGAGATCTCTTCCTGgactgtaatatttttggtgGCATTAATTGAACCCAGGGCATTCAAGACGGACACTTGAACTTTAAAGCATCCCACTTTTGTGAATGTATGCAGCAAAAAGGGTACATCAGATTTCCTGGGTGATAATTTAGAGTCTATATACCAAACATATTGAATGTGTGTCCCAGTTTGAACAGTCAGCGAAATCTTAACTTGCTTTCCTACTGCTACTGTACTGACAGGTGTTGAGATCTTGGCCCCAGAAACACGTTCCATTGCGGTAAATACAACGCGGCTTTCAACTTTTCCTAAGCTGTTGACAGCCTTTATGTCTACTTGAATGTCTCCTGGTATCAATGTAAAGAATTGAAAGTGTTCCCCTTCAGCAgatgttttattattgttgtgctCTTGGTTAACTAACCATTGGTACGTAACACCGGAGCCCTGTTTTACTGATGCTGTCAAGAGGACACTTTCATTTGTTGGTACGTATCTGTTGGCAAATAGATTTTTACTTGTGATGAATACTCCAGTTATTTTCTCTAAGACCTCAATAGCagtttttgcattattttggcTTACAAGATTTTTTGCGGTGACCTGGACAAAATGTGTTCCTGGTTGgagaaatgtataatttaacTGGGATGTGGATGGTTTTGGTGGAGTGGAGTAATCCACTGACCAGAAGAAGCTGATATTGTTCATGGTATTAGCCACAGCAGTTATCATTGTTTCTTTCCCAACTTCTGCATAAGATGGATCTgcataaatgaacaaatttgtCACGGGAACATAAAGATTTGCTTCAACTGTATCAATTTCTTGGCTGACTTCATTGAAGGCATTGACAGAGATGACAAACGTCCCTGATGACtcaaatgcatgcatttgtttGTGGCCTTGCTTCTTTGTTGACCCATCACCAAAGTCCCACTGAATAGTTATGTTAGTTCCGTGGCAAAGCGAAACCCAAAACGTGTATGACTGATTAACAGTCAGTGCACTGGTATTTCCCGTATGCTCCAGTGAACATTTGGACACAGGTCTTTGGACAACTACAATAGTTTTGGACATTTTCTTGCTCACTTTGTTCATGGCAACCACAGAAATGTCTTTGGTACCTTCCTCACTGAACACAAAACACTGATGTAATGTGCCATTAAATGAGATGGCTTTGGGAGAGCTGTTGTACCATTGGATTTGGTAGTTGTTGCTTTGAGGACAAATGACTGCATTCAGACACACTTCTTCACCCACGGCTACAGCTTTAAGAGGCgacagtaaagtaaaattagTAATAAGGGCttcaatattcatatttgtCTCATAAAATGCCGTCGCCAGCTTGCTAAGGACAGTCACATTTGTACGAAAAGTTCCAGTGGATAAGTAAGTGTGAGTAGTAGTTGCAACTCCTGTTTGAATAGACGTCAAAGTCCCATCTCCAAAATTCCAGTGAAATGTTAGCATAGAAACATTTCCTTTAACAAGTGCCCTCAAAGTGACTTCTTTACCCTTCACTAGGGTTTTGAATGGAGAGATTCCATCGATGGACAACCTGTAGATTTCAACGTTAATTGATTTGTTTGCATAGCTTATTGAGTTGCTGACATTAACCTGAACCAAGTAATTCCCTGGAGATTTGTAAATGTGTAGCAGAGAGCTGTCAGGTGTGTTACTCTGCACATATCCATCTGCGAGGTCATAGCTCCACAAGAGGTGGCTACCAGAAGAGACTGTCCCATTGATCACAGTCACAGAGTTCATCTCATTTGGTCCATTGTAGGTCAACTGCAGATTGGATACAAGCTCTTCTATTTCCAGAATTGTCCAGGCAGTCAGTGTTGTCAAGCTATTGTTAGCACTTACTGTAACATTGTATGTTCCAGAGGTTTTGACAACATGTTTAATGCTACTTTTTGAGATCTTGACTTCATCTGAACCATCTCCAAAATTCCATGTGTAAAAGACTCCAAAAACTGATGGCTGTGCTAATGCTTCCAATAGAAGTGACTGATTTATTTGGAGGATCCTTGGGTAGGAAACTACCAACAATCTAGTCAAAGGAACCCTTGCTTTCAGTTTTATAGCCTTATGAATTCGGTCAAACTTGTTAAAAGCTTGCACTGTCATTGTAATATCACCTTGAAAgtaaaacaagaataaaaagttatcattcaaaatattttcccagaatGGATATCTGATAATCTCCATATACAGAATAAATTTACCTGGAGACGAATATTTATGTTGGACGGTGTCCTGTAGGTATATTTGTGTAGTATTCTGATACTGATTAAGATTTTCGGAATTGTTTGAGGGAAGAAATGTGTGATTAACAAGTGAGGTGTTATCTCCAAAATCCCAACTTGAAAGAAGGTAGAGAGACATTACCCAATTAAAATATAAGCAAGTAGATGCCCAACAGGATCATATATGAACAAACAATGCCATTAAACTACTTAATGAAATTAcacaaaaagataaataaaaaaa
Coding sequences within it:
- the pkd1b gene encoding polycystin-1, which translates into the protein MLLAINTHSIMAKSKSNLSRDSHQTRDKNRVVCSQMALGSLGQWRNADCSSEQSFICEKEVEVTLPSLDSCITGVPMMMSVYPMSQAKIQNSIPNIGQQMVEVMMFPGLWISHEGQVLSVDFVTRPFKDVSHARVQIFRPYCSPSHHLVPPGCSFLANPFSSCSLIPFCNTTGGCSYAHYWCPLLETCLPVTSPCTPYHTSTWGRTVSLPPRYISTPPFFQLMVDIPLTLPPNSDHSHISVTKQSFSVYPDDILVVQHTRKEGEFLHCLAGSDSAWRQSYLSIPGAEWGGWWEGVLTSQPGHGQWVDDVICDLRVIYADILHNYVVSTTTDTNQQIGNTHEDRAVYQESPISGISVVYPTPKEGSQIHLQVNVPTVIVIKILSGGQNASSLWYSSIFQANVPFKPNCPPIIHDCDDTLDSWFSYQSVELSSQGTYILNITASNGVSSQSVTIGMQAHQPVKGLTVHPKGFHRMLVDIPQLFTAVLTTGSSVKFTWTIDGLVKFAYVGQTYSILFKKPSEHTVKVTAENPISHESVEFKLSVDVMVPMTEPVFLSEMDVISVNTPNLYIFQVKVDISIDLTISWDFGDNTSLVNHTFLPSNNSENLNQYQNTTQIYLQDTVQHKYSSPGDITMTVQAFNKFDRIHKAIKLKARVPLTRLLVVSYPRILQINQSLLLEALAQPSVFGVFYTWNFGDGSDEVKISKSSIKHVVKTSGTYNVTVSANNSLTTLTAWTILEIEELVSNLQLTYNGPNEMNSVTVINGTVSSGSHLLWSYDLADGYVQSNTPDSSLLHIYKSPGNYLVQVNVSNSISYANKSINVEIYRLSIDGISPFKTLVKGKEVTLRALVKGNVSMLTFHWNFGDGTLTSIQTGVATTTHTYLSTGTFRTNVTVLSKLATAFYETNMNIEALITNFTLLSPLKAVAVGEEVCLNAVICPQSNNYQIQWYNSSPKAISFNGTLHQCFVFSEEGTKDISVVAMNKVSKKMSKTIVVVQRPVSKCSLEHTGNTSALTVNQSYTFWVSLCHGTNITIQWDFGDGSTKKQGHKQMHAFESSGTFVISVNAFNEVSQEIDTVEANLYVPVTNLFIYADPSYAEVGKETMITAVANTMNNISFFWSVDYSTPPKPSTSQLNYTFLQPGTHFVQVTAKNLVSQNNAKTAIEVLEKITGVFITSKNLFANRYVPTNESVLLTASVKQGSGVTYQWLVNQEHNNNKTSAEGEHFQFFTLIPGDIQVDIKAVNSLGKVESRVVFTAMERVSGAKISTPVSTVAVGKQVKISLTVQTGTHIQYVWYIDSKLSPRKSDVPFLLHTFTKVGCFKVQVSVLNALGSINATKNITVQEEISGANFQINGQTSPFFVKSNYISSLQGLAETGNSLEWVWRVSRMNPKLVVLNNNQNLNYSFPDSGTFNVSLNVSNDVSWETVSHTVNVQDAIEGLIVNLSNTAICTEHPVNFIPLIMQGTDVKFTIEFDRRHIFEEFEEAKYTTSVLPVGNNLVTVKARNEVSSSVITVNVFVAEKVSGLSLVNCCSNVLETQKEISLKATVSTGSPIRFHWNFQLEGFKSTKAKGQHVYYTPSGNGSLSMSVTADNGVCSQTINKTTVVQSPVKEVKLRTTSAGTFTDHPVTFVAVTDAGSSIIYRWDFGDQYIIITESSTVDYTYKSPGRYLVQVNVSNNISQVSTHIFTEIQKLVCAQPQVSLVQTRPTIPKSRRSYFEAKVDLDGCTSYKAKYLWEVFSGPACNENDKISLKNKVEVTKPLLALPKDMLEVGSYCLKFSASYQGTPLNQQRSMEFSIIHSELVAIIKGGSHRVLSRHSSLILDGSESHDPDYGQEVDNDLHYDWDYNIQNTHSSILGHLVQSNRSTFSFPISELHPGKTYIFTLTVEKFGRPPVSTSQSIVVVDAQMIPLSISCMSCSPQYFTSYQQPIVLSGHCPACREGTQFKWSARNEHNNVFDLNNFTTSTGDALLDLVLRPTVLTEGLKYTFILNVSHPVKEYRGSASLTLRPKPPPYGGTCTLTPDNSIHFLETFVIYNCSGWRTVHSMASQLIYTLQVTLCSDANQLCKWVTLYRGTQQIYKTVVPIGNHCMESNATTISLQVKIEDSLGAEVIALQRSLNVLLPEEGLGATQWLMNKSQTEMWALVQQGNPQDVITYSIALISHLNQMKGGSRRDRLDRSEIRRNATQALASLPISLLQDAEQISSALVQSTAFLNEVGGNGCQTKVLESVEKMIAVIKDQARPGSATPIDTGNNILHILGGVVSAAPKLSNEVGASDASVSLQDAETVVSALGQAGALMRSLMQSRLCGEEALSLTSPHMNAVGVRGGPASDLLCTDASSGCHFLIPPAFSSQLRKRGEDFVQILLDVEAGGSRLASTVHPPISTSLAAMEFTTAQGQPIPVRNLTYASSIRIRLPNRKPQQEGASWVNFTLPADGRVHFMVKAVKKDPNSGIYLAFNFSQLEGGHEPSNGKVQISVNHEQDSIGSKDAFSQEISLYLSSEFPTEESTIFLNPILNGTVRDLYLTVNSSTRGGPVQASVCVYSSLCQFFSVEEHQWSTYGLQPLDGSRPYMAHCLTQHLTVFGSSLFVHPDSIVLLPPSRRPVRNVAVGIVCAVVLLIHLLLSLIAHKLGHLESQRLSYVPLCGQQGRYKYRVVVKTGWIQGAGTSAHVGISLYGVNKSGSRHLQRGGAFQRNSLDDFQVETDANLGEIWKIRIWHDNTGLDPSWYLKHVTVWDMQADNLFFFIVEDWLSVENEKNSGMVEKEVLASCPQELRQFWRILSAQTVFGMLDRHLWISLWERPAHSNFSRAQRASCCALIQHLYLATAAVWFGAVGTKGAEEPISEWILVTPETILVGMTVAVVVFPFQLALGFIFRKTRAKVTTELSLPPSPISQTVEMDVYLSHPELSSSFLSVPGGPQSSIQDETSLCSGLSEMKKCEFWHSPYLGTRSEVGQWMSSDSVFGLPELTGPARLLKRKRGQLQLHLGSPTSDLSTPEPMNSQSSSYPPTSSEKQLPDNVAAENVQTNSNSSEPSTSTFDSGRYSPPVQSDLLESSCSEWSDLSLDKSAYSNALHRSSSYLSMLSVASTFLPSPSPDSLSTTSITRIGVVRSEPGRKLPSWMLRVTYLLMALVLMACLSVAGLYGSRFTSSVVLMWLISVFSACLTSILILEPLKVCAQALYLAAVVRPVDPEVEERLGQHPAVKRIGDKQEGKVRPPCGYGLLQAKEEARKVRTLRVLMRNCVIHILFLLVVLLVNYHENISNGKGRLLRSTVTRSLYSGQPTLSALTGFTEALEWLDKTLVPYLHNNHILVLVGLPRLQIYDMNFTGNDGCPPDKLLPTPLFTRHSLDLGISKYTQCGLHKLSEEKQLGENGTITFKHLLTSNWINSGSVAVVVEFTQYHRVTGLFIPVAIRLEHTVSSHIAVSYSIEPFHMPLFKSGPDLQIALVILLLLFAVSFLGAELWAVIQERGQSVSQEWRWLQLLVAVLSLITVASRLLCRYVASACLTRHRTQPHTFTDFRSAALLDRKCSQLSAVLLTLLILKMLGTLRFVKRWMVAGRVLQKTWREICGVILLLLLLLLLFSHTGCLLFSTSVEEFRTLGQSFQTLLLMPRGHVIRKLCDHRPLVGTVYCLSVLGVGLWVLGRLCGVLFIHAYRTVKAEMYQLSVEPQDYEMVEFFIKRLRLWMGLIKTKEFRHKVKFEGMAPPPSRSSQGSQMSTRYTPESPDGLHLASAASSVVSEASTMSSDSYDVQPYLDRLLPSVNAALDSFQRVNQLTDETFRIELQLYRATFRIPQQQEKQDSKTAAHMPSPRPGSAQIPPSPALHHKRNNTPHRRATCSESSAPGVSDHLGETLNVDKPEISVADTEGGTFPRRRAWNSVTSHSATLANKRTPQALCGFPMLVRPKSEAADVTMSHGCHPMKRTAWHPDTEKH